In Strix aluco isolate bStrAlu1 chromosome Z, bStrAlu1.hap1, whole genome shotgun sequence, the sequence CCAACTGAAAAATCACTCTCCAAAGAGACAATCGGCGACTGTACTGGTTATACTGTACCTTAAgcataaacaaaacaaatgactATGACCTGGAAAGCTGAAATTAATGCACTCATGGGAAAACTGCATACAAATAAATCCCTGCATAGGAAATAGAAGCTAATCTGTAGAAAAGTTTTGTAAGTTTCTCAGTGCATACTCATGGGCTCACGCTAAGTCCAATCAGAATCGGATGAAATGAGATCTTTTCACATGTCACAGGATAAACGCCCTTATTTCCCTACTTTCTACGAActcttcccaaaggaaaaaaaaacaaaagaaaaataaaacaaagaagtcaAGTGCTCCTCACTGTTACGTGAGGTTAACATCACCGAGACTGCGTGTAACGGAGGAGAGTCTGGTCCGGCAGCGGAGAAGTCACAGGGCCTCTCCAGGGCagcgctgctgcggggcccgggggggctccCCGCCACCCCCTCCGCGCTCAGAGCGGCGGCTGGCTGGTGAAGAAGGCTTTGGTCTCCCTGCAGACGGGATTCACGCAGAGCGGGCAGCAGAGGGTTAACTGCCTAGAGCAGATTTCATTTGACTGGATATGTGAACAGACCAAGTCAGCCAGAGCCTGAAAGacagttaattaaaaatcagaagtgaGCAAACCCATCtgcataaaataaaggctttaacGTGTGGAACACTGACTAGTGAGATCGCCAAACCGTGCATCCACCAGGCTACGCTTTCGGAGCACCACCCTCCTCTACTTCAGGGGAAAATCCCACTTTAAAACTGCACGGGCATAATCTCTtcagagaaatatttcattaaaagatTACTATAAATGAATGCAAAAccgtttttcttttttgtcaaaccaaacttctgaacttttttttttttttttttaaaaaaaaaccccaaaccacaaactGTGGTAAAAGAAAACTCGTTGTGGTATACAGACTAAGGGCGTTCCATTTTCGCTCTTAAACTCAAAATACTTGAAAACTACAAGAAGGCATACACAATCTAGGAGGAGACACACAAGTGCAAATATTTACAACTACTGCAACAAAGAAGATACCTTGGAGAACAGCGGGTTTCCATTAAGAGACTCTGCTCTTCTGATATTTTCAACTCCACACTGAATCAAAAATAAGGAGAAGTTAAATCtgccagacccttcaccagccagccttcaaaatattttctacttcattCAGAAGTTCCcccaaaattaattaaatgcaatACCATGTTTTTcaatacagcaaaaataaatataatgcaAAATTTCACTTTGTTGCCAAAAAATCAATGATTCTTTTTCAGTAAGGACAGTAGTTAAATCTAGAGAGACAAATTCCCACCTGTTTTGTGTTGCTAAAAATTCATTTGAGTTAAGCCAGTTCAGATTAATTTTcactttacagaaaaattaaatttgccCCAAatcatattgcaaaaagcaactacaaagcaaatttcaaaacagaaaaagtcaTTTTGGAGCACCACTACCCAAACAGTTATAAAAGCTATAAAACATTTACCTCATTCGCTAAAACTTGGGCATACTCAATGTCCAGTTCATAAAGCGTTTCAATGTGGTCACTTGTAAACGCTATTGGGACCAACAACATGTTCTTCTTCCCTCTCTGGCACAGTCCTTTAATGGTCTCATCTGTCTGCGGACCTAGCCAAGGCATTGGTCCAACCTGgaagaaaagggggagggaagtaaaaaagaaaaaccccctCATTAAATCATTCTTACAAAGAACACCCACGTTGTCTTAAGTAGGACAGCACAGACCAGATTATGTTTAAGATGGAGCCAGTTATTTGTATTTCCCTGCTCTTGATAGTACCTCTCACTTTCTCCATTAAATTTTTTATGAAGACATACTGTTCCGCTATTTAAATTCCAAAGAAACAGAACCTGGGCTGGCCTAAATGAGACTCTCACTAAAATCAGTGAAAGTTTAAATAAAGGTCTACTGTTGCCAGTTCAGTAAAACCCTGACCACCACTGCACAGGGTTTACCTGCCCTTTAAATAAGTTACCAAGCTGTAGCAAACTATCCTTACCTCTCTCCTATCCATGAAGTATTCGGTGCTGATGTACCATAATATGCAGCTTTAAGAACAAGACAACAACAGTATAAAAGGTGTAATGCCCCTAAAACGTAGGGTTACTTGTACCACATAATTCTGGTAAAACTTATTATTACTACTGCAAATAGTGAGGAACATAAGTACAAAGTAACACAAGCAGTCTTCCTCAAGAATAATGAAGACTGTCTGGATTATCGTCATTACGAATGTCTGTATCACAGTGATGACTTTGGGAAAACGGCTCACAGATCCTCAAAAAGCAAAAATCCAGTCAGTGCTCAATAACTCCTCCAAACAGAGAAAGATAAATGCCAAAGTAGATGTTATGAGATCATAGGTTTTCTATCAGACACATcaaaaatctactttaaaaagGTGCGATacacaaaaaaaggcaagaaactgCGGATAAAGAGTATCTGGAAAGACCGAATTTGAGTAAAAGATGGGGGATTCTGTTCTAGCAGAAATACTTGCTGAAATGGGAAAAAGGCACTGAGGTTATGATCTTCTTAAGCTTGGAAGATCATAAACACCATCACCTGAGGAGTTTTAGTGTGGCACACGTACCTTGGACTGCCACACCAGCCGGTAAGGGTTGGAGTAGTTCAGCTTCTCCATGACTCTCTGGACAGTAGCTCCCACTTCCTGAGGATATGGATCACCACGGTTCACGACCTTCAACACAGAAACACCAGACGTTTTTCTACCAGCAAACATGTTTGGGCAAAGACCACCTAAAGACTGGGGAAGGCGAGCACGCTGCATGTGATGGGGCTGTATCAAGTGCCTGGCTCATccaaaacagggaagaaaaactgCATTCTGGCCCAGCAAAACCCACTATGAAGCTGCTTCACCAGAACatctcctcgtcctcctccccatGAGAAAAGATAAATTCTTTTATCATCACATGTAGATACGGTTATCTTCGGTAACAGcgctgcatttctgaaaaattatcTGAGAGCCATTTCACTGCAGCTGCTGGTTGCTGACTGAGGATTAACTCATTTATTGCAACCTTGCACAGATTTTACCGTCATTCCTTCAGGGAAAGCATTATTACTGCTTTCTAGAGGTGAGAAAATACCAAATTTTCCCCCCCATTACCATCCAGGTTTGAGCTGGCAAGTTCGTGAGGCCATGAAAGCAGCTCTACTGAGCCTGGCCTAACCCAGCGCCCCACCTACAACGGTGGCAGCAGCGTAGATCTGAGAGTAACCAGAGCTCAGGCGCCACGCCTTCAGCTCCGCCTCAGGCTCCCACTCACCCTCGTGTTTCCCTGGCACTTCCACAACCATGGCCTtacccggggcgggggggggtgcgAGCTGTGTCCCCTCCCGCTCAGCCCAGCCAGCGTGACCTTGGCCTAGCAAGGCCAGAAACCACCCAACGGAACTCACAGACATGGGCAGCGAGTGAGCCGAGAAGAGGATGACGACATCTTTCCTTTTGTCGGGTGGGAATAGGTTCAGTTCCTTCTGTATGTGATCAGTGAAgcactgttcagaaaaaaaaa encodes:
- the FECH gene encoding ferrochelatase, mitochondrial isoform X2 produces the protein MLNMGGPERLDDVHDFLLRLFLDRDLMTLPAQNKLAPFIAKRRTPKIQEQYSRIGGGSPIKKWTAVQGEGMVKLLDSMSPRTAPHKYYIGFRYVHPLTEEAIEEMEKDGIERAIAFTQYPQYSCSTTGSSLNAIYRYYNKKGEKPKMKWSIIDRWPTHPLLIQCFTDHIQKELNLFPPDKRKDVVILFSAHSLPMSVVNRGDPYPQEVGATVQRVMEKLNYSNPYRLVWQSKVGPMPWLGPQTDETIKGLCQRGKKNMLLVPIAFTSDHIETLYELDIEYAQVLANECGVENIRRAESLNGNPLFSKALADLVCSHIQSNEICSRQLTLCCPLCVNPVCRETKAFFTSQPPL